Proteins from a single region of Sinorhizobium meliloti:
- a CDS encoding glycerophosphodiester phosphodiesterase family protein, producing the protein MRRKSLLPSVHSYWSSRFGYLLGSASWDLHLRASLISTSIFALSCSPYAKAEAVLPIKPSPYLVGAITRNMFRLPKPNQNLVLLSAHRGSWEVYPENSAYALQDAWNSQIETVEVDVRFTADKEVILSHDYRIERESTGSGLLYKQNYSQVQQANLRDRHGRVFKDSQGRVAKFLTFSAALDLLAGYVTDDGHGYVMIVDVKGAVDDQDPTDPIELTQRCLDILAAKQDPQLSKAIVFKLKAKDAVDIGTFLNRTTYDPSIIGGLIIVENPDDKNVEDSNHDPHQDTIYDQWNVALFPVQFEMNQFYKGDGLQGYFDYVDQKQGFATYHESNYYPEGVANSAGKCCFGHNTNPKSTAPGGIVPDYRGDPEMAIINRTNLITTDWPDVVGDMLRELGRRNTSELTR; encoded by the coding sequence ATGCGTAGAAAAAGCTTGTTGCCATCAGTTCACAGTTATTGGTCTTCGCGGTTCGGTTATCTTCTGGGGTCCGCGTCCTGGGATTTGCACTTGCGTGCGTCACTTATTTCTACTTCCATTTTCGCCTTGTCTTGTTCACCCTATGCGAAGGCAGAGGCGGTACTTCCGATAAAGCCTTCGCCATATCTCGTCGGTGCCATCACGAGAAACATGTTTAGATTGCCAAAACCTAATCAGAACTTGGTTCTACTATCCGCGCATCGCGGATCTTGGGAGGTCTATCCCGAGAATTCAGCCTACGCCCTGCAAGATGCCTGGAATTCACAGATCGAGACCGTCGAGGTCGATGTCCGCTTTACCGCCGACAAAGAAGTCATTCTATCTCACGATTACAGGATTGAGCGGGAATCCACTGGAAGCGGCTTGCTGTACAAACAGAACTATTCGCAAGTACAGCAAGCTAATCTACGCGACCGTCATGGGCGCGTGTTCAAGGATTCCCAAGGGCGCGTGGCCAAGTTCCTGACGTTTTCCGCGGCACTTGATCTGCTCGCCGGATATGTCACCGATGATGGGCATGGATATGTGATGATCGTCGACGTGAAAGGGGCGGTAGACGATCAGGATCCCACTGATCCTATCGAACTCACGCAACGCTGCCTTGACATCCTCGCGGCCAAGCAAGATCCGCAGCTCAGCAAGGCTATAGTATTCAAGCTGAAAGCGAAGGATGCGGTAGACATTGGCACGTTTCTGAACCGGACTACATATGACCCCAGTATCATCGGTGGGTTGATCATAGTTGAAAACCCGGACGACAAGAACGTGGAGGATTCAAACCATGATCCTCACCAGGACACGATTTACGATCAGTGGAATGTGGCGCTGTTCCCCGTTCAGTTTGAAATGAACCAATTCTACAAAGGCGACGGGCTTCAAGGGTATTTTGACTATGTCGATCAAAAGCAGGGCTTCGCCACCTATCATGAAAGCAACTACTACCCGGAGGGCGTAGCCAACAGCGCTGGGAAATGCTGCTTCGGGCACAACACCAATCCCAAATCGACCGCTCCAGGAGGCATTGTGCCGGACTATCGCGGAGATCCGGAAATGGCGATCATCAACCGTACCAATCTGATCACCACTGACTGGCCCGACGTGGTTGGCGACATGCTGCGCGAGTTAGGGCGCCGCAACACCAGCGAACTGACCCGCTAA
- a CDS encoding IS3 family transposase gives MEDRDTPRLRGELPRLRRAQGLAAIEAGGLRHSPLHRRPAHAIDGTSGYHPRQADPHDDPGQHGSQPARSGDRQFKAPAPNRLWVSDFTYVATWQGFVYVAFVIDAFARRIVGWRVSRTAHAGFVLDALEQALHERRPVHGGGLIHHSDRGVQYVSIKYSERLAEAGIEPSVGSVGDSYDNALAETINGLYKAEVIHRRGPWRSFEAVEFATLEWVDWFNHRRLLEPIGNIPPAEAEEQYYAMLEEPAMAA, from the coding sequence ATTGAAGATCGAGATACGCCGCGTCTTCGAGGCGAACTTCCGCGTCTACGGCGTGCGCAAGGTCTGGCGGCAATTGAAGCGGGAGGGCTTCGACATAGCCCGCTGCACCGTCGCCCGGCTCATGCGATCGATGGGACTTCAGGGTATCATCCGAGGCAAGCCGATCCGCACGACGATCCCGGACAACACGGCTCCCAGCCCGCTCGATCGGGTGACCGCCAGTTCAAGGCTCCTGCGCCGAACAGGCTCTGGGTTTCGGATTTCACCTATGTGGCCACCTGGCAAGGCTTCGTCTACGTGGCCTTCGTCATCGACGCCTTCGCGCGCCGGATTGTCGGCTGGCGGGTGAGTCGGACGGCGCATGCCGGGTTCGTCCTCGATGCTTTGGAACAGGCGCTTCATGAGCGGCGTCCCGTTCATGGCGGCGGCCTGATTCACCACTCGGACAGGGGCGTTCAATACGTGTCGATCAAGTATTCGGAGCGACTGGCCGAGGCAGGCATCGAGCCTTCCGTCGGAAGCGTCGGCGACTCTTATGACAACGCCCTCGCCGAAACGATCAACGGCCTCTACAAGGCCGAGGTCATCCATCGGCGCGGACCGTGGCGCAGCTTCGAAGCGGTTGAATTCGCCACCCTGGAATGGGTCGACTGGTTCAACCATCGACGACTTCTGGAGCCCATCGGCAACATCCCGCCAGCCGAAGCCGAGGAGCAGTACTACGCCATGCTGGAAGAACCAGCCATGGCTGCATAA
- a CDS encoding transposase, whose protein sequence is MIPSVVAAALCIKPRGLLADRKARKVNALDEWIDDAIDTELTAIMRFAGILRRDIDAVKNAIELPWSNGQAEGQINRLKMLKRAMYGRGGPKLMRARMLPLDHRNCKRVGHPT, encoded by the coding sequence ATGATCCCGTCCGTGGTGGCCGCAGCTTTGTGCATAAAACCGCGCGGCCTGCTGGCAGATCGTAAGGCCAGAAAGGTCAATGCTTTGGATGAATGGATCGACGATGCCATTGACACCGAACTCACGGCGATCATGCGTTTCGCCGGCATTTTGCGCCGGGATATTGATGCCGTCAAAAATGCAATCGAACTCCCTTGGAGCAACGGTCAAGCCGAAGGGCAGATCAACCGCCTCAAGATGCTGAAGCGAGCAATGTACGGTCGCGGCGGTCCAAAACTGATGAGAGCGAGAATGCTGCCGCTGGATCACAGAAATTGTAAGCGGGTAGGCCATCCCACGTAG
- a CDS encoding tyrosine-type recombinase/integrase translates to MLSRFYEYLAVYDAQTETLERRVFPRSRAIPPPRILSESELASLIDACARISPGIPLRGRTMATLIGLLASSGLRSGEVVRLDRTDVDLTNGVLLVRKTKFRKDRLVPVHTTTQAALRHYVRERDTAFPQPKDQAFFLSSRGNRLSATGLKNGFAEVRKFAGLDDGKPLRPHDLRHRFAVTRLSLWHQQRANVQALLPLLATYLGHASYSDTAYYLTGSVDLLAMAAERAFLDGGAA, encoded by the coding sequence GTGCTCAGCCGATTCTACGAGTATCTCGCCGTCTATGACGCCCAAACCGAGACCTTGGAGCGCAGAGTATTCCCCAGGTCCAGGGCGATTCCGCCTCCGCGGATCCTCAGCGAGTCAGAGTTGGCGTCGCTCATCGACGCATGCGCCCGCATTTCGCCAGGCATCCCCCTCCGGGGGCGCACGATGGCGACGCTGATCGGATTGTTGGCAAGCTCGGGACTGCGATCGGGCGAAGTGGTCAGGCTTGATCGTACCGACGTCGATCTGACCAACGGGGTTCTCCTCGTTCGGAAGACGAAGTTCCGCAAGGACCGTCTCGTTCCAGTTCACACGACGACCCAGGCTGCCCTTCGCCACTACGTGCGTGAGCGCGATACAGCTTTTCCTCAGCCTAAGGACCAGGCCTTCTTTCTGAGCTCCCGTGGCAACCGCCTCTCTGCGACCGGCCTAAAAAACGGTTTTGCTGAGGTCCGCAAGTTCGCCGGCCTTGATGACGGCAAGCCGTTGCGGCCGCACGATCTGAGGCACCGGTTTGCCGTGACCCGCCTGAGCCTTTGGCACCAGCAGCGCGCCAACGTCCAGGCGCTGCTCCCGTTGCTCGCCACCTATCTCGGCCACGCCAGCTACAGCGACACAGCCTACTACCTCACTGGCTCGGTGGATCTTCTCGCCATGGCGGCGGAGCGCGCCTTCCTCGATGGAGGCGCAGCATGA
- a CDS encoding transposase has translation MVLDHQGEYSSRWAAVSSIAAKIGCTAQTLNEWAKKAEVDDGSRPGLPSDVAEKMKALERENRELRQANEILRKASAYFAMAELDRPLKR, from the coding sequence ATGGTTTTGGATCACCAAGGCGAATATTCCTCGCGATGGGCAGCGGTTTCCTCGATTGCCGCTAAGATCGGCTGCACCGCGCAGACGCTCAATGAATGGGCGAAGAAGGCGGAAGTGGACGATGGTTCCCGGCCTGGGCTCCCAAGCGACGTCGCCGAGAAGATGAAGGCTCTGGAGCGGGAGAACCGCGAGCTTCGGCAGGCCAATGAGATACTGCGCAAAGCGTCCGCTTATTTCGCGATGGCGGAGCTCGACCGCCCATTGAAGCGATGA
- a CDS encoding site-specific integrase, protein MAFAHLPPRLAWDDVRHAIDAIGATTPVGIRDRAVLLLLATTGIRNGELRAIRLRDIDWRTGEVFVRRTKGKRDRVVPLLEETGAALADYILRARPRVDSPYLFLSFTPPVGPFKCAAPVSRIVRKRLRHGGVELGRVAGAHLLRHSLATQLVGQRRPINEVADLLGHRSINTTALYVKVAASQLAEVALPFPGGVA, encoded by the coding sequence TTGGCGTTTGCGCATTTGCCGCCGCGCCTTGCATGGGATGACGTTCGGCACGCGATCGATGCAATCGGCGCAACGACGCCGGTCGGCATCCGCGATCGAGCCGTCCTGCTGCTGCTCGCCACCACGGGCATTCGCAACGGCGAGTTACGCGCCATTCGGCTTCGCGATATCGACTGGCGTACTGGCGAGGTTTTTGTCCGGCGGACCAAAGGCAAGCGTGATCGGGTGGTGCCACTCCTCGAGGAGACCGGCGCCGCACTCGCCGATTACATCCTGCGCGCTCGACCGAGGGTGGATAGTCCGTATCTGTTCCTGTCGTTCACGCCGCCGGTGGGACCGTTCAAGTGTGCGGCGCCTGTTTCAAGGATCGTGCGGAAGCGGTTGCGGCATGGCGGGGTCGAACTCGGGCGGGTCGCAGGTGCGCATCTCCTGCGCCACAGCCTTGCTACCCAGCTTGTCGGGCAGCGAAGGCCGATCAACGAGGTCGCCGATCTTCTTGGCCACCGGAGCATCAACACAACGGCGCTGTACGTGAAGGTTGCGGCCTCGCAGCTCGCCGAGGTCGCACTCCCCTTTCCGGGAGGCGTGGCATGA
- the tnpB gene encoding IS66 family insertion sequence element accessory protein TnpB (TnpB, as the term is used for proteins encoded by IS66 family insertion elements, is considered an accessory protein, since TnpC, encoded by a neighboring gene, is a DDE family transposase.), which translates to MFRSKRKDRVRIVWWDGSGVCLYSKVIEGNGFCWPAATAARIRLDHAQLMALLAGMDWKKIRPATIRRPLSTG; encoded by the coding sequence GTGTTCCGTTCCAAGCGGAAGGACCGTGTCCGGATCGTGTGGTGGGATGGCAGCGGGGTCTGTCTCTATTCGAAAGTTATCGAAGGAAACGGCTTTTGCTGGCCGGCAGCGACGGCGGCGCGCATCCGTCTGGATCATGCCCAGCTCATGGCCCTACTGGCCGGAATGGATTGGAAGAAGATCCGCCCGGCGACAATCAGGAGGCCGCTTTCGACGGGCTGA
- a CDS encoding tyrosine-type recombinase/integrase, whose translation MTPLRQRMSEDMQVRNFSLNTQHSYLQQVSLFARHFGKSPDLLGREDIRTYQVYLANEKKLAPNSIHIAISALRFFFSVTLERDWVPEEVLPLPRKPQKLPIILSPDEVQQFLGCVLDLKHHAILTTCYAAGLRISEAVHLKTTDIDSQRMVVRVEQGKGQKDRYVMLSPKLLEILRDYWRMRRPKEWLFPGDRTGHPITRDAVGQACAKAHDLSRLSKPVTPHSLRHAFAVHLLEAGADVRTIQLLLGHRSLATTAHYLRIATNKVCATASPFELLPRPAPSLPPPAKPEYF comes from the coding sequence ATGACCCCACTTCGCCAGCGCATGAGCGAGGACATGCAGGTGCGCAATTTTTCGCTCAATACCCAGCACTCGTATCTGCAGCAGGTGTCGCTGTTTGCACGACACTTCGGCAAGTCGCCGGACTTGCTCGGCCGTGAGGACATCCGGACCTATCAGGTCTATCTGGCCAACGAGAAGAAGCTGGCGCCTAACTCAATCCATATCGCCATTTCGGCGTTGCGCTTTTTCTTCAGCGTCACTCTCGAGAGAGATTGGGTGCCGGAAGAGGTCCTGCCGCTTCCCAGGAAGCCACAGAAACTACCAATCATCCTCAGCCCGGATGAAGTGCAGCAGTTTCTCGGTTGCGTGCTCGATCTTAAACATCACGCCATCCTGACGACCTGCTATGCGGCCGGTTTGCGCATCTCGGAAGCGGTGCACCTGAAGACGACTGACATCGACAGCCAGAGAATGGTCGTCCGTGTCGAGCAGGGCAAAGGCCAGAAGGACCGCTATGTGATGCTGTCGCCCAAGCTCCTGGAGATCCTGCGCGATTATTGGAGGATGCGGCGGCCAAAGGAGTGGCTCTTCCCCGGAGATCGCACCGGCCACCCGATCACCCGGGATGCAGTTGGACAAGCCTGCGCGAAAGCGCACGATCTCTCCCGCTTGTCCAAACCGGTGACGCCGCACAGTTTGAGGCACGCCTTCGCCGTTCATCTCCTGGAGGCAGGCGCCGACGTGCGGACCATTCAATTGCTGCTCGGTCACCGCAGTCTCGCCACCACCGCCCATTATCTGCGCATCGCCACCAACAAGGTCTGCGCTACGGCGAGCCCCTTCGAGCTTTTGCCACGTCCAGCGCCCTCCCTGCCGCCGCCCGCCAAACCTGAGTATTTCTGA
- a CDS encoding transposase, which translates to MNHAEKPMSDSVNQARAFEVLTATPIRTRRTPRDWPDAEKTRLIAETMLPGANVSAIARAEGLDPSQLYGWRRKALASGSVVPLSKEANERVSFARRSCCKFTGGDRHG; encoded by the coding sequence ATGAATCATGCGGAGAAACCTATGAGCGACAGTGTGAATCAGGCTCGTGCCTTTGAGGTTCTGACGGCGACACCCATACGGACGAGGCGCACGCCACGAGATTGGCCGGATGCTGAGAAGACTCGGCTGATTGCGGAGACAATGCTGCCGGGGGCGAATGTATCAGCGATCGCCCGCGCTGAGGGGCTAGATCCCTCGCAGCTTTACGGCTGGCGTCGCAAGGCCTTGGCCTCGGGATCGGTGGTGCCGCTTTCGAAAGAGGCTAATGAAAGGGTTAGTTTCGCGCGTCGAAGCTGTTGCAAGTTCACCGGTGGAGATCGTCATGGGTGA
- a CDS encoding tyrosine-type recombinase/integrase, whose translation MSEHLLLAPLLESYFRRRLTKQRNATPATVASYRDALRMLILFAATRLRKKPAALALEELDRDLVLAFLDELEEKRNNTIATRNARLAAIRSFFHHAAAADPASFGVAQRVLTIPVKRAHIEVTHHLTEAQVDALIAAPNPRTSRGRRDRTFLLFLARTGARVSEATGVNANDLQLERSHPQVLLRGKGRRDRVIPIPQDLARALTALLAEHGIANHEPRPIFIGARNERLTRFGATHIVRRAVAQAVTIRPTLAQKPISPHIFRHSLAMKLLQSGVDLLTIQAWLGHAQVATTHRYAAADVEMMRKGLEKAGVSGDLGVRFRPNDAVLQLLNSI comes from the coding sequence ATGAGTGAACACCTGCTCCTGGCGCCGCTCTTGGAGTCCTACTTTCGCCGGCGCTTGACCAAACAACGAAACGCCACTCCCGCGACCGTGGCCAGCTATCGCGACGCCCTGCGGATGCTGATCCTCTTTGCCGCCACCAGATTGCGGAAGAAGCCGGCGGCGTTGGCGCTCGAGGAGCTCGATCGGGACCTCGTTCTCGCCTTTCTCGACGAACTCGAGGAGAAGCGGAACAACACCATCGCCACGCGCAACGCCCGCCTGGCGGCGATCCGATCCTTCTTCCACCATGCCGCAGCCGCCGATCCGGCGTCCTTCGGTGTCGCCCAACGCGTGCTGACGATTCCCGTAAAACGGGCGCACATCGAGGTGACGCATCATCTCACCGAGGCCCAAGTGGATGCCCTCATTGCGGCGCCCAATCCAAGGACGTCCCGTGGTCGGCGTGACCGCACGTTTCTATTGTTCCTGGCACGGACCGGCGCGCGGGTCTCCGAAGCCACCGGCGTCAACGCAAACGACCTCCAGTTGGAAAGGTCGCACCCGCAAGTGCTGCTGCGCGGCAAAGGCCGCAGAGACCGCGTCATCCCCATCCCCCAGGATCTGGCGAGAGCACTGACAGCCTTGTTGGCCGAGCACGGTATCGCGAACCATGAGCCGCGGCCGATATTCATTGGCGCCCGCAACGAGCGCCTGACGCGTTTCGGAGCAACCCATATCGTGCGGCGTGCGGTGGCCCAGGCCGTAACCATCAGGCCGACCTTGGCCCAAAAGCCCATATCGCCGCACATCTTCCGACACTCACTTGCCATGAAGCTTCTCCAGTCGGGCGTGGACCTTTTGACGATCCAAGCCTGGCTCGGGCACGCACAGGTCGCCACGACCCACCGCTATGCCGCCGCGGATGTCGAAATGATGCGCAAAGGACTCGAGAAGGCTGGAGTCTCCGGCGATCTCGGCGTGCGTTTCCGACCAAATGACGCCGTTCTGCAACTGCTGAACAGCATCTGA
- a CDS encoding tyrosine-type recombinase/integrase, with product MRRTNDLAVLIERWFTDRLMKHRGVSSNTIASYRDTFRLLFAFAQTRLGRSPSQLTLRDLDAPFIGAFLEDLETKRSASVRTRNLRLTAIRSFFRYAAFEEPAHSAHIQRVLAIPSKRCDKRQLQFLTRPEIEAILDCTDRSTWLGRRDHTLLLLAAQTGLRVSEIIDLDRDSVMLGQGAHVQCVGKGRKERSTPLTKVAQQALRRWLKEPGKRGATALFPNMYGGRLSADGVQALLNKYVAKAREHCVSLRSKRVSPHVLRHSAAMELLQAGVDCSVIALWLGHEAMETTLTYLHAHLELKESALAKLKPYERAKAERFRPSDRLLEFLNAL from the coding sequence ATGAGACGCACGAACGACCTGGCCGTGCTGATCGAGCGGTGGTTCACAGATCGGCTCATGAAGCATCGAGGTGTAAGTTCCAACACCATTGCCTCCTATCGCGACACCTTCAGGCTCCTGTTTGCGTTCGCACAGACGCGCCTTGGGAGATCCCCATCTCAGTTGACACTGCGGGATTTGGACGCTCCTTTCATCGGCGCATTCCTGGAGGATCTTGAGACGAAGAGATCCGCCTCGGTGAGGACCCGGAATCTCCGCCTCACAGCCATTCGATCTTTCTTCCGATATGCGGCGTTCGAGGAGCCGGCACATAGCGCCCATATTCAGCGTGTGCTCGCGATCCCCAGCAAGCGATGTGACAAGCGGCAGCTTCAGTTTCTAACCAGGCCCGAGATTGAAGCGATCCTGGACTGCACGGATCGAAGCACGTGGCTGGGGCGCCGCGACCACACTCTGCTATTGCTGGCTGCGCAAACGGGGCTGCGGGTCTCCGAGATCATCGATCTTGACCGAGACTCGGTAATGCTGGGCCAGGGCGCGCATGTGCAATGCGTCGGCAAGGGCCGCAAAGAGCGAAGTACGCCGCTCACCAAGGTTGCACAGCAAGCCCTCCGGCGTTGGCTCAAGGAACCAGGGAAGCGAGGCGCAACGGCTCTCTTTCCGAATATGTACGGTGGCAGGCTCAGCGCCGACGGTGTGCAGGCACTTCTGAACAAATATGTCGCCAAAGCGCGCGAGCACTGCGTCTCGCTTCGCTCAAAGCGGGTATCGCCCCATGTCTTGCGGCACAGCGCTGCCATGGAGTTGCTACAGGCGGGCGTCGACTGCTCGGTCATTGCCCTGTGGCTGGGCCATGAGGCGATGGAAACGACGCTGACCTATCTTCATGCACATCTTGAACTGAAGGAATCCGCGCTCGCAAAGCTGAAGCCGTACGAACGCGCCAAGGCCGAGCGATTTCGACCAAGCGACCGGCTTCTGGAATTCCTGAATGCCCTCTGA
- a CDS encoding IS91 family transposase, with product MSTAQRRVMTAIELCRTAALGGHVEACDQCGHRRIAFNSCRDRHCPRCQSLARAQWLEDRRAELLDTQYFHVVFTLPAPIAAIAYQNKALVYGLLFRATAETLRTIAADPKHLGAEIGFFAVLHTWGQNLLHHPHLHCVVPGGGFSPDGTRWIACKPGFFLPVRVLSRLFRRLFLEHLEKAFDAGKLQFFSDLRALSERNAFLHYLAPLRKAEWVVYAKPPFAGPEKVLDYVGRYTHRVAIANNRLIDIEDGKVAFRWKDYRHGDRQKVMTVSANEFIRRFLLHVLPEGFHRIRYYGFLGNRYRAQKLACCRDLLDMPVPEPSDSRPPKDYRDRHEELTGHSLRQCPACHQGQMIIIEIFDGVTGPPRYWDTS from the coding sequence CTGTCGACCGCTCAGCGCCGCGTCATGACGGCGATCGAGTTGTGCCGGACCGCCGCGCTCGGTGGGCACGTCGAAGCGTGCGATCAATGCGGACACAGGCGCATCGCCTTCAACAGCTGCCGCGACAGGCATTGTCCCCGCTGCCAATCGCTGGCCCGTGCGCAATGGCTGGAGGATCGACGCGCCGAGCTGCTCGATACACAGTACTTTCATGTCGTCTTCACGCTGCCGGCGCCCATTGCCGCCATCGCCTATCAGAACAAGGCGCTCGTCTACGGCCTGCTCTTCCGCGCCACCGCCGAGACGCTACGCACCATCGCTGCCGACCCCAAGCATCTCGGCGCCGAGATCGGTTTCTTCGCCGTGCTGCACACCTGGGGGCAAAATTTGTTGCACCACCCCCATCTGCACTGCGTCGTCCCGGGTGGCGGGTTCTCGCCAGACGGCACGCGATGGATCGCCTGCAAGCCGGGCTTCTTCCTGCCGGTCCGCGTTCTCTCACGCCTGTTCCGACGATTGTTCCTGGAGCACTTGGAGAAAGCCTTCGACGCTGGCAAGCTGCAGTTCTTCTCCGACTTGCGGGCGCTGAGCGAACGTAACGCCTTCCTGCACTATCTGGCGCCACTGCGAAAGGCCGAGTGGGTGGTCTACGCCAAGCCGCCCTTCGCGGGACCCGAAAAGGTCCTGGATTACGTCGGCCGATATACGCACCGCGTCGCCATTGCCAACAACCGCCTCATCGACATAGAGGATGGCAAAGTCGCCTTTCGCTGGAAGGACTATCGGCACGGCGATCGGCAAAAGGTCATGACCGTCTCGGCCAACGAGTTCATCCGCCGCTTCCTGCTACACGTCTTGCCCGAAGGCTTTCATCGTATCCGCTATTACGGTTTCCTCGGTAATCGCTACCGCGCACAAAAGCTCGCCTGCTGTCGTGACCTTCTCGACATGCCGGTTCCCGAACCGTCGGACAGCCGACCTCCAAAGGACTATCGCGACCGCCACGAGGAGCTCACCGGGCATTCCCTCAGGCAATGCCCGGCCTGTCATCAAGGGCAGATGATCATCATCGAAATCTTCGACGGCGTCACCGGACCTCCGCGATACTGGGATACGTCATGA